In Acipenser ruthenus chromosome 58, fAciRut3.2 maternal haplotype, whole genome shotgun sequence, a genomic segment contains:
- the LOC117969100 gene encoding zinc-binding protein A33-like isoform X2, translated as MAANTSPLEAELSCAVCCEIFKDPVTLHCNHSFCKACLDLCWKEKRARECPICRRRSSVEDLPLNFALRNIVESFLKERSQNPPAPTGILCSLHDEKLKLFCVDDKEAVCLVCQTSKKHENHKLRPVQEAAQGYKEELKTALKPLRDKLGSFNKVKNECDKTAEHIKKQAQQTERQIKEEFEKLHQFLRDEEKARIAALRRERIQKGRIMKKKIEKLTREISSLSDKIRVIEEELEAEDIFFLQKNKDTQRRAECTLQDPQCVSGALIDVAEHLGSLKYKVWEKMLGIVQYTPVTLDPNTAHPDLILSEDLISVRRGDERQQLPDNPERCLNYTGVLGSEGFTSGKHCWDVELGSNNQWYLGVTKESSQRKGIIPLNPEAGYWVIYLMGGDQYWGWTSPPTRLTVEKKPQKIRVQLDCDGGEVAFFDSSDMRKPLYTFKHRFTERMFPCFWPGSAPLRVCSVKTVIKVD; from the exons ATGGCAGCAAACACTTCTCCTCTGGAAGCAGAGCtttcctgtgctgtgtgctgtgagatTTTCAAGGATCCCGTAACTCTTCATTGTAACCACAGCTTCTGTAAAGCATGTCTGGATCTGTGCTGGAAAGAGAAGAGAGCTCGGGAGTGTCCCATATGCAGGAGGAGGAGTTCAGTGGAGGATCTTCCACTCAATTTTGCTCTCAGGAATATTGTGGAGTCCTTCTTAAAGGAACGCAGTCAGAATCCTCCAGCACCTACTGGAATACTCTGCAGTCTGCATGATGAGAAACTGAAGCTGTTCTGTGTGGATGATAAAGAGGCTGTCTGTCTTGTGTGTCAAACTTCAAAGAAACATGAGAATCACAAGCTCCGTCCTGTTCAGGAGGCTGCACAGGGTTATAAG GAAGAACTCAAGACTGCGCTGAAGCCCTTGAGGGACAAGCTGGGATcctttaataaagttaaaaatGAATGTGATAAAACAGCAGAGCACATCAAG AAACAAGCCCAGCAAACAGAGAGGCAGATAAAGGAGGAGTTTGAGAAACTTCACCAGTTTCTACGAGATGAAGAAAAGGCCAGGATAGCTGCACTGAGGAGGGAAAGGATACAAAAGGGAAGAATCATGAAAAAGAAGATTGAAAAACTTACAAGAGAAATCTCATCCCTTTCAGACAAAATCAGAGTGATAGAAGAGGAGCTGGAAGCTGAAGACATCTTCTTCCTGCAG aagaacaaagacacacagagaag AGCCGAGTGCACACTGCAGGATCCACAGTGTGTTTCAGGAGCGCTGATAGATGTAGCCGAGCACCTGGGCTCTCTGAAGTACAAAGTGTGGGAGAAGATGCTGGGGATTGTTCAATACA CTCCAGTGACTCTGGATCCCAACACAGCACACCCTGATCTGATACTGTCTGAGGATCTAATAAGTGTGAGACGCGGCGATGAGAGACAGCAGCTTCCTGACAACCCAGAACGGTGTCTTAACTATACTGGTGTGCTGGGCTCTGAGGGGTTCACTTCAGGGAAACACTGCTGGGACGTGGAACTGGGAAGCAATAATCAATGGTATCTGGGTGTGACAAAAGAGTCCAGCCAGAGGAAAGGGATCATCCCTCTGAACCCAGAAGCGGGATACTGGGTTATATACCTGATGGGTGGGGATCAGTACTGGGGATGGACCTCACCACCGACACGACTCACTGTGGAGAAGAAACCCCAGAAGATCAGAGTTCAGCTGGACTGTGACGGGGGGGAGGTGGCATTCTTTGACTCCAGTGATATGAGAAAACCTctctacacttttaaacacagatttactgaGAGAATGTTTCCATGTTTCTGGCCTGGCTCTGCCCCTCTCAGAGTGTGCTCTGTGAAGACAGTTATAAAAGTGGACTAG